One stretch of Comamonadaceae bacterium OTU4NAUVB1 DNA includes these proteins:
- a CDS encoding FAD-binding oxidoreductase encodes MNHASDERPGAIAALMAALPDLDWITDAGRVARLSQDFAWFSPVLDRQLKDKRADAVVRPRTEDEVRAVVGACVRHAVPITIRGSGTGNYGQTTPLAGGVVLDMSGYGALRWVRPGVARAQAGIRLGELEKQARATGQELRCLPSTYRSATLGGLFGGGFGGVGSINYGPLAAPGNVLGLRAMTIEAEPQVVELRGAEAMRMHHLWGTNGLVLELEIGLAPAHPWLETLVTFEDFAPALAFANALAHAPGLVKREVAFLASPVPDHLAQLAEYLPAGCHAVLSLVAEPGEEALLALVAAHGGTVGYRRTAAEVQKSNRTLMEFTWNHTTLHALKVDKSLTYLQSSFVPGRQVEQITEMEALLGGEVLMHAEFLRNLDGLITCSALQLVRFTTEARLDELMRIHRERGVRINNPHVFIVEDGKAGGPLPPDVLATKRRFDPHGLLNPGKLRDWPVAGPASPIGAPAPAGAHA; translated from the coding sequence ATGAACCATGCCTCCGACGAACGCCCGGGCGCGATCGCCGCGCTGATGGCCGCGCTGCCCGACCTCGACTGGATCACCGACGCCGGGCGCGTCGCGCGGCTGTCGCAGGACTTCGCCTGGTTCAGCCCGGTGCTCGATCGCCAGCTCAAGGACAAGCGCGCCGACGCGGTGGTGCGTCCTCGCACCGAGGACGAGGTCCGCGCGGTGGTCGGCGCCTGCGTGCGGCACGCCGTGCCGATCACGATCCGGGGCAGCGGCACCGGCAACTACGGCCAGACGACGCCGCTGGCCGGCGGCGTGGTGCTCGACATGAGCGGCTACGGCGCGTTGCGCTGGGTGCGTCCCGGCGTGGCGCGGGCGCAGGCCGGCATCCGCCTGGGCGAGCTGGAGAAGCAGGCCCGCGCCACGGGCCAGGAACTGCGCTGCCTGCCCTCGACCTACCGCAGCGCCACGCTCGGCGGGCTGTTCGGCGGCGGCTTCGGCGGCGTCGGCTCGATCAACTACGGGCCGCTCGCCGCGCCGGGCAACGTGCTCGGCCTGCGCGCCATGACCATCGAGGCCGAGCCCCAGGTGGTCGAGCTGCGCGGCGCCGAGGCGATGCGCATGCACCACCTCTGGGGCACCAACGGCCTGGTGCTGGAGCTGGAGATCGGCCTGGCGCCCGCCCATCCCTGGCTGGAGACGCTGGTGACCTTCGAGGACTTCGCGCCGGCGCTGGCGTTCGCCAACGCGCTGGCGCACGCCCCGGGCCTGGTCAAGCGCGAGGTGGCCTTCCTCGCGAGCCCGGTGCCCGACCACCTGGCGCAGCTGGCCGAGTACCTGCCGGCGGGCTGCCACGCGGTGCTGTCGCTGGTGGCGGAGCCGGGCGAGGAGGCCCTGCTGGCGCTGGTGGCGGCCCACGGCGGCACCGTCGGCTATCGCCGCACCGCCGCCGAGGTCCAGAAGAGCAACCGCACGCTGATGGAGTTCACCTGGAACCACACGACCCTGCACGCGCTGAAGGTCGACAAGTCCCTGACCTACCTGCAGAGCAGCTTCGTCCCCGGCCGGCAGGTCGAGCAGATCACCGAGATGGAGGCGCTGCTCGGCGGCGAGGTGCTGATGCACGCCGAGTTCCTGCGCAACCTCGACGGCCTCATCACGTGCAGCGCGCTGCAGCTGGTGCGCTTCACCACCGAGGCGCGCCTGGACGAGCTCATGCGGATCCATCGCGAGCGTGGCGTGCGCATCAACAACCCGCATGTCTTCATCGTCGAGGACGGCAAGGCGGGCGGGCCGCTGCCGCCGGACGTGCTGGCGACCAAGCGGCGCTTCGATCCCCACGGCCTGCTCAACCCCGGCAAGCTGCGCGACTGGCCGGTGGCCGGACCGGCCTCGCCCATCGGCGCGCCCGCGCCGGCCGGGGCCCACGCATGA
- a CDS encoding RidA family protein, whose product MTPSPGGAGAIGAPMANYAAFRRVGDFVFMSGVVAVDPARRQAVATYDDLPEAARAALRTLGYDTGQMSVDAYEAPAVAQSWFVLERIRQLAGEAGGGMRDVVKLVQYFRDLRHYPAYNRVRGLFYPGEPPVSTVVEVSRFLPGDALWIEVEATAYLPR is encoded by the coding sequence ATGACGCCGTCCCCCGGAGGCGCCGGCGCCATCGGCGCCCCGATGGCCAACTACGCCGCCTTCCGCCGGGTCGGCGACTTCGTCTTCATGAGCGGCGTGGTGGCGGTCGACCCGGCGCGACGCCAGGCCGTCGCCACCTACGACGACCTGCCCGAGGCCGCGCGTGCCGCGCTCCGCACCCTGGGCTACGACACCGGCCAGATGTCGGTCGACGCGTACGAGGCGCCCGCCGTGGCGCAGAGCTGGTTCGTGCTGGAACGCATCCGCCAGCTCGCCGGGGAGGCCGGCGGCGGCATGCGCGACGTCGTGAAGCTGGTGCAGTATTTCCGCGACCTGAGGCACTACCCGGCCTACAACCGCGTGCGCGGGCTGTTCTACCCCGGCGAGCCACCGGTGAGCACAGTGGTGGAAGTGTCGCGTTTCCTGCCGGGCGACGCGCTGTGGATCGAGGTCGAGGCGACCGCCTACCTGCCGCGCTGA
- a CDS encoding GGDEF domain-containing protein: MWEASPGRWKTLLLGHDRRQRISIAMTLPAMAVYAVSCLAQWVWAQQGHVSEAAAALLVAVIAACQLLLYVVLRSGWTRGLPDPALTLQQMVFAMLCLGAGYALNHQVRGTLLMVVALVLVFGAFTLSPGQCRTLGWLAFGVLGTVMIAGTTLDPVRFPPTIEWLNVVFVAITLPLIGQLTGRLSRMRLSLHRQRKELRAALETVRSLATRDPLTGLPNRRHVLETVEAWRSATPQRPAPLCVAVIDLDHFKAVNDRFGHPFGDVVLTNFSRAALAVMPEGDTLSRWGGEEFVLLMPDTSQAAAMEKLQKLQAHVRDPATWRGCAQGQVNFSAGLTAQRVEESFEQTLTRADRGLYEAKRAGRDRCVGV; the protein is encoded by the coding sequence ATGTGGGAAGCCTCGCCCGGCCGTTGGAAGACCCTCCTGCTCGGACACGACCGGCGGCAGCGGATCTCGATCGCCATGACGCTGCCGGCCATGGCCGTGTATGCCGTGTCGTGCCTGGCGCAGTGGGTGTGGGCGCAGCAGGGGCACGTGTCCGAGGCCGCCGCCGCGCTGCTCGTCGCGGTCATCGCCGCCTGCCAGCTCCTGCTGTACGTGGTGCTGCGCAGCGGATGGACCCGGGGCCTGCCGGACCCCGCGCTCACGCTGCAGCAAATGGTGTTCGCGATGCTGTGCCTGGGCGCCGGCTACGCCCTCAACCACCAAGTGCGCGGGACGCTGCTGATGGTCGTGGCGCTGGTGCTGGTGTTCGGCGCCTTCACGCTCAGCCCGGGTCAATGCCGCACGCTGGGCTGGCTCGCCTTCGGCGTGCTGGGCACGGTGATGATCGCCGGCACGACGCTGGACCCGGTGCGCTTCCCGCCCACGATCGAATGGCTGAACGTCGTGTTCGTCGCGATCACGCTGCCGCTGATCGGCCAGCTCACCGGGCGCCTGAGCCGGATGCGCCTGAGCCTCCACCGGCAGCGCAAGGAACTGCGCGCCGCGCTGGAGACGGTGAGGAGCCTGGCCACGCGCGATCCGCTCACCGGCCTGCCCAACCGGCGCCACGTCCTCGAGACCGTCGAGGCGTGGCGTTCGGCGACGCCGCAGCGACCGGCGCCGCTGTGCGTCGCGGTCATCGATCTGGACCACTTCAAGGCCGTCAACGACCGCTTCGGGCATCCCTTCGGCGACGTGGTGCTGACGAATTTTTCCCGGGCGGCGCTGGCCGTCATGCCCGAGGGCGACACGCTGTCGCGCTGGGGTGGCGAGGAGTTCGTGCTGCTGATGCCGGACACGTCCCAGGCGGCGGCCATGGAAAAGCTCCAGAAGCTCCAGGCGCACGTGCGCGACCCGGCGACCTGGCGCGGCTGCGCGCAGGGGCAGGTCAACTTCTCCGCGGGCCTGACGGCCCAGCGCGTCGAGGAGTCGTTCGAGCAGACGCTCACGCGCGCGGACCGGGGCCTGTACGAGGCCAAGCGCGCGGGCCGCGACCGCTGCGTCGGCGTCTGA
- a CDS encoding UDP-glucose/GDP-mannose dehydrogenase family protein — protein sequence MRITVIGAGYVGLVSAACLAEVGNEVTCVDIEQERIARLRAGSVPIHEKGLPELIRHNVQYARLQFTTDVEAAVRHGEVIFIAVGTPPDATGSADLRHVLSAARSVARYMQSDKIVVEKSTVPVGTARKLDAAMREELRERSRGEGEAPLRVSLVSNPEFLKEGAAIEDFMRPDRIVVGTADDAAGARAREVMRALYAPFNRHSDRLLFMDVASAEFTKYAANAMLATRISFINELANLADALGVDIEHVRKGIGSDQRIGYGFLYAGLGYGGSCFPKDVSALLRTAVEQGQRLRILEAVGAVNDAQKHVLVAKVLKRFNHDLSGLTFAVWGLAFKPETDDMREAPSRVVIRELLTRGARVVAHDPVAMDEARRCLGGDLADVPHWSESLRFEPVALQAVEGADALIVLTDWKEYKSPDFERLRTSLKRPLIFDGRNLFDPALRTRGFEYCAIGR from the coding sequence ATGAGGATCACGGTCATCGGCGCGGGCTATGTCGGATTGGTCTCCGCCGCCTGCCTCGCGGAGGTCGGCAACGAGGTGACCTGCGTCGACATCGAGCAGGAACGGATCGCGCGGCTGCGGGCCGGGAGCGTGCCGATCCACGAGAAGGGCCTGCCCGAGCTCATCCGGCACAACGTGCAGTACGCGCGGCTGCAGTTCACGACCGACGTCGAGGCGGCGGTCCGCCATGGCGAGGTGATCTTCATCGCCGTGGGCACGCCGCCCGACGCCACCGGGAGCGCGGACCTGCGCCATGTGCTGTCGGCGGCGCGCTCCGTGGCCCGCTACATGCAGTCGGACAAGATCGTGGTGGAGAAATCGACCGTTCCGGTCGGCACCGCCCGGAAGCTGGACGCGGCCATGCGCGAGGAATTGCGCGAGCGGTCGCGCGGGGAGGGCGAGGCGCCGTTGCGCGTGAGCCTGGTGTCCAACCCCGAGTTCCTCAAGGAAGGCGCCGCGATCGAGGACTTCATGCGACCCGACCGGATCGTCGTCGGCACGGCGGACGACGCGGCCGGCGCGCGCGCGCGGGAGGTGATGCGCGCGCTTTACGCGCCGTTCAACCGCCACAGCGATCGCCTGCTGTTCATGGACGTCGCGTCCGCCGAGTTCACCAAGTACGCGGCCAACGCGATGCTGGCGACGCGCATCAGCTTCATCAACGAACTCGCCAACCTCGCGGACGCCCTGGGCGTGGACATCGAGCACGTGCGCAAGGGCATCGGTTCCGACCAGCGGATCGGCTACGGCTTCCTGTACGCCGGGCTCGGCTATGGCGGCAGCTGTTTTCCGAAGGATGTGAGCGCGCTGCTGCGGACCGCCGTCGAGCAGGGGCAGCGGCTGCGCATCCTCGAGGCCGTGGGGGCGGTGAACGACGCGCAGAAGCACGTGCTCGTGGCCAAGGTGCTGAAGCGGTTCAACCACGATCTGAGCGGCCTGACCTTCGCCGTCTGGGGGCTGGCCTTCAAGCCCGAGACCGACGACATGCGCGAGGCGCCCAGCCGGGTCGTCATCCGGGAACTGCTCACGCGCGGCGCCCGCGTGGTCGCGCACGACCCGGTGGCGATGGACGAGGCCCGCCGCTGCCTGGGCGGCGATCTGGCGGACGTCCCCCACTGGAGCGAGAGCCTGCGTTTCGAGCCGGTGGCCCTCCAGGCGGTGGAAGGCGCCGATGCGCTGATCGTGCTGACCGACTGGAAGGAATACAAGAGTCCCGACTTCGAGCGGCTGCGGACGTCCCTGAAACGCCCGCTCATCTTCGACGGCCGCAACCTGTTCGACCCGGCGCTGCGCACGCGCGGCTTCGAGTACTGCGCGATCGGACGGTAG
- a CDS encoding oxidoreductase, protein MQLAGPGVFGPPRDRDAALDVLRTAVAEGVDHIDTSDFYGPHVTNRLIREALHPYRDGLTLVTKVGAARGADASWRPALGREELVAAVHDNLRNLGLDVLDVVNLRSMHGLHGPAEGSLEAPLAVLADLQRQGLVRHIGLSNVTSRQLDDARRVCEIVCVQNMYNLARREDDALVERCARDGIAYVPFFPLGGFSPLQSRALSEVAATLGATPMQVALAWLLQRAPNLLLIPGTSSVAHLRENLAAAGLRLDAAAIARLDGIATEGAATH, encoded by the coding sequence ATGCAGCTCGCCGGCCCCGGCGTCTTCGGGCCGCCCAGGGACCGCGACGCGGCGCTGGACGTCCTGCGCACCGCCGTGGCCGAAGGCGTCGATCACATCGACACCAGCGATTTCTACGGCCCGCACGTCACCAACCGGCTCATCCGCGAGGCGCTGCATCCCTACCGCGACGGCCTGACCCTGGTCACCAAGGTCGGCGCGGCGCGCGGCGCGGACGCCTCCTGGCGTCCGGCCCTCGGGCGCGAGGAACTCGTCGCGGCCGTGCACGACAACCTGCGCAACCTCGGCCTGGACGTGCTCGACGTGGTGAACCTGCGCAGCATGCACGGCCTCCACGGTCCGGCCGAGGGTTCGCTCGAAGCGCCGCTCGCGGTGCTGGCCGACCTGCAGCGGCAGGGCCTGGTGCGCCACATCGGGCTGAGCAACGTGACCTCGCGCCAGCTGGACGATGCCCGCCGCGTGTGCGAGATCGTCTGCGTCCAGAACATGTACAACCTGGCGCGGCGCGAGGACGACGCCCTGGTCGAGCGGTGCGCGCGGGACGGCATCGCCTACGTGCCCTTCTTTCCGCTCGGCGGCTTCAGTCCGCTGCAGTCGCGGGCGCTGTCCGAGGTGGCGGCCACGCTCGGCGCCACGCCGATGCAGGTCGCGCTGGCCTGGCTGCTGCAGCGCGCGCCGAACCTGCTGCTGATCCCGGGCACCTCGTCGGTGGCCCACCTGCGCGAGAACCTGGCGGCCGCCGGCCTGCGGCTGGACGCCGCCGCCATCGCCCGGCTGGACGGCATCGCGACCGAGGGTGCGGCGACGCACTGA
- a CDS encoding cytochrome P450 gives MLRPIVAVSVFVVFAAHALECHPASYRVLAREDDAAYLEAFVQEVRRFYPFFPAVAARVVKRFEWEGRTFHPGTRALLDLHGTNHDARSWESPDEFRPARFLLRTPGAFDFVPQGGADAATHHRCPGEAVVVGLVKLAVRQLTRRTAYQVPAQDLRLDLSRLPALPRDRFLVTGLREKDVPVA, from the coding sequence GTGCTGCGGCCGATCGTCGCGGTCTCGGTCTTCGTCGTCTTCGCGGCGCACGCCCTGGAATGCCATCCGGCGAGCTACCGGGTGCTCGCGCGCGAGGACGACGCGGCCTACCTCGAGGCCTTCGTCCAGGAGGTCCGGCGCTTCTACCCCTTCTTTCCCGCCGTCGCGGCGCGGGTCGTGAAGCGTTTCGAGTGGGAGGGTCGCACCTTCCATCCGGGCACCCGGGCCCTGCTCGACCTGCACGGCACCAACCACGACGCGCGGAGCTGGGAGTCGCCCGACGAATTCCGCCCGGCGAGGTTCCTGCTGCGCACGCCCGGCGCCTTCGACTTCGTCCCGCAGGGCGGCGCCGACGCGGCCACCCACCACCGGTGCCCCGGGGAGGCCGTGGTCGTCGGCCTCGTGAAGCTCGCGGTGCGCCAGCTGACGCGACGCACCGCCTACCAGGTGCCGGCGCAGGACCTGCGGCTGGACCTGTCGCGGCTTCCGGCCCTGCCGCGTGACCGCTTCCTTGTCACCGGCCTGCGCGAGAAGGACGTCCCCGTGGCGTGA
- a CDS encoding class II aldolase/adducin family protein, whose amino-acid sequence MAAAYRLVALYGMDDSIYTHISARVPGTEDQFLINPFGMLFRDITASSLVKIDLDGRLVGPSEHDVNPAGFTIHSAVHAARHDAACVLHTHTVAGVAVSSLADGLQPCNQWALQFHRRVTYHAFEGIALDHEERERLVADLGPTSRALILRNHGLVTLGRSVAEAFVLMHNLERACRVQVAIQSTGQAVNPVPEAVCELTARQYDSGDTNRLAAAPTDAYAREWRALLQRLEPPTRASFRD is encoded by the coding sequence TTGGCCGCCGCCTACCGGCTGGTGGCGCTCTACGGCATGGACGACAGCATCTACACGCACATCTCGGCGCGCGTGCCGGGCACGGAGGACCAGTTCCTCATCAACCCGTTCGGCATGCTGTTCCGCGACATCACGGCGTCGTCGCTGGTCAAGATCGACCTCGACGGGCGCCTGGTCGGACCCAGCGAGCACGACGTCAACCCCGCCGGCTTCACCATCCACAGCGCGGTGCACGCGGCCCGCCACGACGCCGCGTGCGTGCTGCACACGCACACCGTCGCGGGGGTGGCGGTGTCGTCGCTGGCCGACGGCCTGCAGCCGTGCAACCAGTGGGCGCTGCAGTTCCACCGCCGCGTGACCTACCACGCGTTCGAAGGCATCGCGCTCGATCACGAGGAGCGCGAGCGGCTCGTGGCCGACCTGGGCCCGACCTCGCGCGCGCTGATCCTGCGCAACCACGGCCTGGTCACCCTGGGCCGCAGCGTGGCCGAGGCCTTCGTGCTGATGCACAACCTGGAGCGCGCCTGCCGCGTGCAGGTCGCCATCCAGAGCACCGGCCAGGCCGTCAATCCGGTGCCCGAGGCGGTGTGCGAACTCACCGCGCGCCAGTACGACAGCGGCGACACCAACCGCCTGGCCGCCGCGCCGACCGATGCCTACGCCCGTGAATGGCGGGCGCTGCTGCAGCGGCTGGAGCCGCCCACGCGCGCCTCGTTCCGGGACTGA